The proteins below are encoded in one region of Chrysemys picta bellii isolate R12L10 chromosome 4, ASM1138683v2, whole genome shotgun sequence:
- the LOC112061588 gene encoding glycine N-acyltransferase-like protein 3 isoform X3 — protein MHVNRGNPAGQEVLVDSWPEFKTVLTRPRREVVQDPSDYFTNLYTTFYRDEDTCQALLENSRAVDWGQAFQILGLQDGVYETIRDIARARGLEMETYPYRLLLHPDPPAMPQYRPDKGLRLAPVSPAHATLLNDTWKFGGNTWSLRYLCLLIRHFPSACLLGPEGTPISWCLTDPVAALTHGYTLPEHRGQHYLRSVVGMLAAQLHARGFPVYTGVLPHNEPSLHSLQRLGFRILPGVFYRLIVRPGFTQSRPASALDSGQDPAPSSGERRRTQ, from the exons ATGCATGTGAACCGCGGGAACCCGGCTGGCCAGGAGGTGCTGGTGGATTCATGGCCAGAGTTCAAAACGGTCCTGACCCGGCCACGCAGAGAA GTGGTGCAGGACCCAAGCGATTATTTCACCAACTTGTACACGACCTTCTACCGGGACGAGGACACCTGCCAGGCCCTGCTGGAGAACAGTCGCGCCGTGGACTGGGGCCAGGCCTTCCAGATACTGG GGCTGCAGGACGGGGTATACGAGACCATCAGGGACATCGCCAGGGCCAGGGGGCTTGAGATGGAGACGTATCCGTACCGGCTGCTGCTGCACCCAGACCCACCTGCCATGCCCCAGTACCG GCCTGACAAGGGGCTCaggctggcccccgtgtcccccgCCCACGCCACGCTGCTCAACGACACCTGGAAGTTTGGGGGGAACACCTGGAGCCTGCGGTACCTGTGCCTCCTGATCCGCCACTTCCCCAGCGcctgcctgctgggccctgagggGACCCCCATCTCCTGGTGCCTCACCGACCCAGTGGCTGCCCTGACGCACGGTTACACCCTCCCGGAGCATCGCGGCCAGCACTACCTGAGGTCCGTGGTGGGGATGCTGGCGGCACAGTTGCATGCCCGCGGCTTCCCTGTTTACACCGGGGTGCTGCCCCACAACGAGCCTTCGCTGCACTCCCTGCAACGCCTCGGCTTCCGCATCCTGCCTGGGGTGTTCTACCGGCTGATAGTGAGGCCTGGGTTCACCCAGTCCAGGCCAGCCAGTGCCCTGGACTCGGGCCAGGACCCTGCGCCCAGCTCTGGGGAACGGCGACGCACCCAATAG
- the LOC112061588 gene encoding glycine N-acyltransferase-like protein 3 isoform X2, protein MLILSCSSKLRLLEGMLRRGLPDTLLVYGAVMHVNRGNPAGQEVLVDSWPEFKTVLTRPRREVVQDPSDYFTNLYTTFYRDEDTCQALLENSRAVDWGQAFQILGLQDGVYETIRDIARARGLEMETYPYRLLLHPDPPAMPQYRPDKGLRLAPVSPAHATLLNDTWKFGGNTWSLRYLCLLIRHFPSACLLGPEGTPISWCLTDPVAALTHGYTLPEHRGQHYLRSVVGMLAAQLHARGFPVYTGVLPHNEPSLHSLQRLGFRILPGVFYRLIVRPGFTQSRPASALDSGQDPAPSSGERRRTQ, encoded by the exons ATGCTGATCCTGAGCTGTTCCTCCAAGCTGCGGCTGCTGGAGGGGATGCTACGGCGGGGCCTGCCTGACACGCTGCTG GTCTACGGCGCTGTGATGCATGTGAACCGCGGGAACCCGGCTGGCCAGGAGGTGCTGGTGGATTCATGGCCAGAGTTCAAAACGGTCCTGACCCGGCCACGCAGAGAA GTGGTGCAGGACCCAAGCGATTATTTCACCAACTTGTACACGACCTTCTACCGGGACGAGGACACCTGCCAGGCCCTGCTGGAGAACAGTCGCGCCGTGGACTGGGGCCAGGCCTTCCAGATACTGG GGCTGCAGGACGGGGTATACGAGACCATCAGGGACATCGCCAGGGCCAGGGGGCTTGAGATGGAGACGTATCCGTACCGGCTGCTGCTGCACCCAGACCCACCTGCCATGCCCCAGTACCG GCCTGACAAGGGGCTCaggctggcccccgtgtcccccgCCCACGCCACGCTGCTCAACGACACCTGGAAGTTTGGGGGGAACACCTGGAGCCTGCGGTACCTGTGCCTCCTGATCCGCCACTTCCCCAGCGcctgcctgctgggccctgagggGACCCCCATCTCCTGGTGCCTCACCGACCCAGTGGCTGCCCTGACGCACGGTTACACCCTCCCGGAGCATCGCGGCCAGCACTACCTGAGGTCCGTGGTGGGGATGCTGGCGGCACAGTTGCATGCCCGCGGCTTCCCTGTTTACACCGGGGTGCTGCCCCACAACGAGCCTTCGCTGCACTCCCTGCAACGCCTCGGCTTCCGCATCCTGCCTGGGGTGTTCTACCGGCTGATAGTGAGGCCTGGGTTCACCCAGTCCAGGCCAGCCAGTGCCCTGGACTCGGGCCAGGACCCTGCGCCCAGCTCTGGGGAACGGCGACGCACCCAATAG
- the LOC112061588 gene encoding glycine N-acyltransferase-like protein 3 isoform X1, with protein sequence MGLLYICMNPMCASVSPGYQVREANREREPAGCEKQQKCEEMQQRVYGAVMHVNRGNPAGQEVLVDSWPEFKTVLTRPRREVVQDPSDYFTNLYTTFYRDEDTCQALLENSRAVDWGQAFQILGLQDGVYETIRDIARARGLEMETYPYRLLLHPDPPAMPQYRPDKGLRLAPVSPAHATLLNDTWKFGGNTWSLRYLCLLIRHFPSACLLGPEGTPISWCLTDPVAALTHGYTLPEHRGQHYLRSVVGMLAAQLHARGFPVYTGVLPHNEPSLHSLQRLGFRILPGVFYRLIVRPGFTQSRPASALDSGQDPAPSSGERRRTQ encoded by the exons ATGGGCCTTTTATATATTTGTATGaatcctatgtgtgcctcagtttcccctggctACCAGGTGCGGGAAGCAAACCGTGAGAGGGAACCAGCTGGCTGTGAGAAGCAGCAAAAATGTGAAGAAATGCAGCAAAGG GTCTACGGCGCTGTGATGCATGTGAACCGCGGGAACCCGGCTGGCCAGGAGGTGCTGGTGGATTCATGGCCAGAGTTCAAAACGGTCCTGACCCGGCCACGCAGAGAA GTGGTGCAGGACCCAAGCGATTATTTCACCAACTTGTACACGACCTTCTACCGGGACGAGGACACCTGCCAGGCCCTGCTGGAGAACAGTCGCGCCGTGGACTGGGGCCAGGCCTTCCAGATACTGG GGCTGCAGGACGGGGTATACGAGACCATCAGGGACATCGCCAGGGCCAGGGGGCTTGAGATGGAGACGTATCCGTACCGGCTGCTGCTGCACCCAGACCCACCTGCCATGCCCCAGTACCG GCCTGACAAGGGGCTCaggctggcccccgtgtcccccgCCCACGCCACGCTGCTCAACGACACCTGGAAGTTTGGGGGGAACACCTGGAGCCTGCGGTACCTGTGCCTCCTGATCCGCCACTTCCCCAGCGcctgcctgctgggccctgagggGACCCCCATCTCCTGGTGCCTCACCGACCCAGTGGCTGCCCTGACGCACGGTTACACCCTCCCGGAGCATCGCGGCCAGCACTACCTGAGGTCCGTGGTGGGGATGCTGGCGGCACAGTTGCATGCCCGCGGCTTCCCTGTTTACACCGGGGTGCTGCCCCACAACGAGCCTTCGCTGCACTCCCTGCAACGCCTCGGCTTCCGCATCCTGCCTGGGGTGTTCTACCGGCTGATAGTGAGGCCTGGGTTCACCCAGTCCAGGCCAGCCAGTGCCCTGGACTCGGGCCAGGACCCTGCGCCCAGCTCTGGGGAACGGCGACGCACCCAATAG